In the Thermoleophilia bacterium genome, CCCAGAACTTCCTCTCCCTGCCCCGGCTCGCCGACTACGCCGACCTGCTGATCAAAGTTGAATCGGCCGATCGGGCCTGAGCGCCGACGTTCAGGACCGCGGCTCCTTCGAAGCGCCCGCGGCGCAGATCCTCGACCGCCTCGTTCGCGTCCTCCAGGTTGTAGCAAGCGACTTCGGTCCGCACCGGAACCGCCGGGGCCAGCTCCATGAACTCCTCGCCGTCGCGCCGCGTCAGGTTGGCGACTGAACCAAGGGTGCGCTCGCCCCAGAGCAGTTCATAGGGGAAAGCGGGGACGTCACTCATGTGGATCCCGGCCCTGATGGACCGCGACCTGGCAGAGGATGTGAGCGGAGGCGCCGAAGCCGTAGAGGCCGATCCGGTCGGCCTCGCCGACCAGCCGCAGGGCACGGTATCCGATCAGTCCGGCGCAAAGCAGGGGTGCCGCCTGCTCGTCGGGATATCCGGGCGGGACCGGAAGGCAGAAGCGCTGGTCAGCCACTGCCATCCAGTTGGATCAATGATCGCTGGATCGGGAACTGTGTCCCATTCGCGTTTGCCGGGTCCGCCATACACAAGGCCTCTCATGTCACTGGCCCGTCTGAGCGCGGTTGCGCAGGTTGACCCGCCAGTTGGCAAGCGGTAACACGAGCAGAATCAGGCCCACGACGATCAGAATGATCCCGGCGAGGGTGGAAATCGTCGCAACGACCGACCATCCCCAGGCGCTGAGCAGGAGTCCGCGCAGAGTCTCACCCTGAAACAGGGATGTCTTCTGGTCCGTCAACGCGGCATCGTTCGGAGCGGCGAGTGATTTGCCCGCTACCTGAGCGTATGTCTGGCCGCCGGCGATTTCCTTCACATGAACGCCGATGAAGTCGTTGGCAAAAGCCTTCGCCTGTGCGCCGGTGAGCAACTGCTGGCCGGCATACTGCTCAACGCCGGGAAGCAGGTCGGGGCTGTCCTTTGGCGGGAAGAAGATCTTCTGGGGGGCTAGCTGGTCGTGGACGACCTGCCTGGTGTAATTGCCTATCACTAGGGCTGAAACGCCGAGGACGATCATTGCCACGGCCGCAAAGGACGCGACCGCGGTGAGACTTGTGAGCCTCGCGAGCCAACGACTGCGCGGCTGCTTGGGCAGGGACGGTGGGGGGCCATTTCCGGCCATTTCCGGTCCAGGCGTAGGTGTTGCAGGCATCGGGATTCTCCTCTGGGGACAAGCATGGATGAAGGAACGATCAGGTATCCAACTTACTACCTCGAGGCCTGCAAACATCCGCTGCCTAGGTTCCGCGGTGACCTCGTCGGCCAGCAGGAGATCAGGATCGTTGACCAGGGCAACCGCGAGCGCAGCCCGCTGGGCCTCGCCGCCGGCCAGGTGAACGGCCAGTTCGACGTTTTCCGATGCGGTGAGGAACGGGATCAGATTGTCACTCTGGAGCACGATCCCGATCTGTTGCGCCCGCAGCGCGGCGCGCTCCTTTTCGCGCAAGGAGATGGCTTTTCAAGTTTCTCCAGGGACCGATTGGTGCAAGCCTTGCTTCCGACGAGACCAACGTTCTCTACATCGGCAACCCAAGAGTCAGTCTCGAACTTTTGATTCATCTCGGGTCCGGCTGTAGGCTCGGGCCACCGTGGCGGAGTCAGGCGATCGATTTCAGTTTCCCGACGGGAGTACCTACATCGTGAACCGGGCATCGAGCGAGTCCGGTGGCAAGTCCATCGAGATGGAGTTCGTCCTCCCGAGCGGATGCCTTCCTCCCCCACTACATGTCGATCCGTGTCAAGCCGAGAGTTACGCGGTGCTCGAAGGCAGCCTGGATGTCGTTGTCGACGGAACGTGGATCACTCTTGGGCCGGGTGACTCAACAGCGGTACCGGTCGGAGCGAGCCACACATTCCGAAATAATTCAGGCGCCCTGGTTCGCGTTCAGAACTGGCACGAGCCCGCTATGAGGTTCGAGGACTTCATCCAGACCATGTCCGAAAACATGAGACGTGCCGGTGTCAAGGGCAAGCGTGACCCCCGCGCCCTTCTCTACATGTCAATGGCGATGACGGAGTTCTCCGAAACCTTGCGTCCGACCAGAAAGCGGGAGCGCATTCCGATGGAGGCGATGGCAAAGGTCGGGCGGATTCTTCGTCTGGGCTGATTCGCAAGTCTCAATCGGGCGCGACTGAACATCAACTCTTGTCGGACTCCTCAGTGCGACCGGTGGCGTTGCGATCGCGGTCGTATCGTCTCGATAGCGGAAACGGCGGCAACCATGACTCGCGACGGACGATCCAGCTTTCGTAGGTTGGCATCAGTTGGTCAGGGGCATCCAGGGAGCCCAGGTTCTATGGGAGTCCCGACGCCACAATTCGGACGTTGCCACACAGGCAACCGCCGGTGAATTGGTCCATGCTGCCTTCCGTCGTTCGATCCTCAGGCATGGTCGGTACTGTAAATCGCATGGCCATCCAACGCATGGAACACGTGGGCATCGTGGTTGACGACCTCGCGGCCGCGACGGCGTTCTTCGTCGAGCTCGGACTCGAGCTTCAGGGTGGCGGTTCGGTCGAGGGTGCCTGGGTGGACCGCATCAATGGGCTCGAAGGTGTTCAGGCGGAGATCGCGATGATGGAGACGCCGGACGGGGGCGGACGAATTGAGCTGGTGAAGTTTCACGCCCCGTCGGGTCCAGATGGTGACACCGCCGCGCCGGCGAACGCTCCAGGCATCCGCCATCTCGCTTTCAGGGTTGATGGCATCGACGCCACCTTGGCTGGCTTGCGATCCCACGGAGCGGAACTCGTCGGCGAGGTGGAGCAGTACGAAGAGAGCTACCGGCTCTGTTTCGTCCGCGGCCCCGCGGGGATCATCGTCGAGCTGGCGGAGCCGATCGGCTGAGGGTTAGCCGGCCGAGGGCTCAATCCTCCAGCTGAAGCTCGTGCTCGTACTTGCCATCTGAATTGAGGACGGTCGTATCGGTGCCCGTGGCACCGCTGTACTTGCCGGTGCCGCCGAAGATCGGGCGCTCGAACTCCTGACCCTGAGTGAGGGCGTTGTCACCCTTTGGGTACTCGCCGAGGCCGCCGATCGAGATCGTCCCGTCCGACAGCTTGAAGGTGAATGAGGCCTGAACGATCTCGGTCTGATCATCGGTTGAGACCGTGGTCTGAATCCCGTAAAGGTGCCCGGCCTCCCCACCTCCGTCGGCGAATGTGAGCGGAGTGTCGAACACGTTCACGTCGCCTTCGCTCGGCCCGGTCTTTCCGTTGTCGATCTCGGTGACCTGGTTGTCGACGGCGATCAGGTTGATCTGCTGAGAGTCGTCTCCCCCATCGTCACCGCATCCCGTGGAGAGCAGAATCGCGCCGGCGATGGCGAGACACACGAGTCCTATCCTGCTCCCGTTTAACATTCTTTGAGACTACCCCAACTCAAGCGTGGCCGGTGCGAGCGCGGTGTTTGCAGCCTGGCCAGCAGCAGGGTCGGCGCTGACCTTCCTCAAGCTCCTCCTGGGTCCGGCGAATGCGACGTTCGCGGGTCTTCTCCTGCTTGGCATCCTCGACCCAGCAAATGAACTCGTTCCGCGCCAGGGGTGTGATGTCCTTCCAGGCCTCGAGTGCAGTGGTGTTGGCGATCAGAGCCTCCCGTAGGTCGACAGGCAACTTGTGCACTACTCCGCCTGGAACTCGCTGGCTGCTCACGATGTAACCCTGGCCAGAAGCCAATCGACGATGTCCTGGGTGACACGTTCGCGGTCTTCGAGTGGCTCGTTTATGAGTTCGTGGACGAAGCCTTCGTAGACGATGATCTTCTTGTCGGATGAGCCGGCGCGTTCGGCGATGTCTCGGCTGCCCGCCGCGGGCACGATCGGGTCGTCTGTACCCGCGATGACGAGTAGCGGGATGCCGAGGCTGCCCACCTCGGCTGGCAGGTCTGTCATCGCCTGAACAATCTCGACAACGGTCCGTGCGGGTTGCGCCCCCTTGTATACCAGCGGGTCGTCCATGTAGATGCGCTCTTCTTCGGGGTCTCGCGAGATGCCTTCGAATGGAAGACGGTTGACCGGAAGTTTGGGAGCGACCTTGGCCACCAGCTTGATGATTTCGCGCTGGACTCGAGGCACTTCGAGCCCTTCCAGAGACACGGCCGCGGACGAGAGAATCAGCCCGGCAAGCTTGTCTTGGTGCTTCAGCGCGTACTTCAGGCCGATGGTCCCACCCATGCTGTGGGCGAACATGAACACCGGAACGTCTGGCTGCGCGGCGCGGGCCATTTCAACGACGTGTTCGACGTCCGCGACAGCGTCACTGAGTCGCATGACAACACCTCGAGGTCCTTCGCTGAGGCCATGGCCACGATGGTCGTTGGCCCAGACCGAGAATCCCTCGCTTGTCAGTCGCTCAGCCAGCCTCGTGTAGCGATCGCCGTGCTCGCCATACCCGTGGACGATGACGACCTGCGCTGTGGCGTCCGTTGCCATCCACGCGCGCCAATGGATCTGACCGCCGGCTACCCCGGTGAAGGTTCCTTTGGTGGACACATGGAGAGCTTAGGCCACGGCAAGGGCCGATGGAGCGTTACGAAAGATCGCGGGTGATCGATATGAGAACGAAGGCGATACCGAGGGCGCCCAGCACGCGGCGGAACCCGTTGACTCCGTCGGCCAGCTCCATGTAGGACCAGATCGTGAGAGCCACGTAGAAGATCGCGCGGCTCAGCCCGCACGCAACGGACCCTTCGTCGAAGAACCGGCTGGCGATTGCCGCGAGAATCGCGACGATGATCGGTGCGTTCGGGAGCTGAGCGACCGTGTATCCGCGAATCTTGAGCGATTTCTCCATGATCCGACCCTACTTGCACCCGGCAACCGAAAACGTCCCTCGCTAGCTCCCGACCTCGCGACAGCCTCAGCCCGGGCCGCGACCGTGTCTGATGAAGTCGATTCGTGAGAGCTGGGCTTCGGGGTTCTCGCTGAAGTAGCCGTCGCCATACTCGAGGACGTAGAGCGCACCGTCCGGACCGAACTCCATATCCATCGGGTTGTCGAAGATCATGGTCGTGAGCAGCGGCTCTATTCGCGCGAGACCTCCACCCTTGGCGGGCCGCATGGCTCGGACATAGTCGCCTGTCCATTCGTAGAAAATTGGCGCGCCGGCGTAGTAATCGGGCCAGCGGGTGCGGGACTTGCCCGCGGCCTTGGGATCGTAGGCCGGGCCGGCCATGGGCCCGACACCGGTGTTCCCGCCGATTCCCGGGAATTCAGCAGATGGTCCGTACGAGTACCAGACATCCGGTTGAACGGTTGGGGGCAGCTCGCGCAGGCCGGTGTTGTGTGGCGAGTCGTTGACCGGGTGAGCGCAGTCGAACGGCGCGCCCGACGCCAGGGTGCCGAAGTCGTAGTCCACGTAAGGAAGCTTTGCCGTCGCGCAGTAAGGCCAGCCGTAATTGCCCGGCCGGCGGATCACGGTCCACTTGCCGTTGCCGGCGGGGCCACGGAGCGGGTTGGCTTGTCCGGCGTCGGGTGAGTAATCAGCCAGGTAGACGACGTTCGTCCGGCGGTTCACCGAGAAGCGGAACGGGTTTCGCAGCCCCATCGCGTAAACCTCTGGTCGCGTGCGAGCCTTGCCCTTGGCGAAGAGGTTCCCCTTGGGGATGGTGTAGCCGCCTCTATCTTTTCGCGGGTGGATGCGAAGCAGCTTGCCGCGCAGGTCATTGGTGTTGGCGGCGCTGCGCTGAGCGTCGAGGGCGGGGGTCGAGTCCGTTCGCTCCTCGATCGGCGTGTAGCCGCCGGATGCGAATGGAAGCGTGTCGTCCCCGGTCGAGAGCAACAGGTTGCCACGACCGTCGAAATCGACGTGCCCACCGACATGGCAACAGATGCCGCGGTCCACGGGAACGTCAATTATCCTCTGCTCGGATTTGCGAACTATCCGCCCCTTGTAAAGCTTGAAGCGCGAGAGGCGATTGACGCCGCGGTACGGTTCGAAGGTTTCCCGGGTCCCCATCGTGGGAGCGTCACCTTCGTTGAAGATCGGCGTCGAGGGGTCGTCGACCGGTGTGTCCAGGAGCGGCGCATAGTAGAGATAGACCCAGCGGTTGCGTTTGAAGTTCGGGTCGATGGCGATGCTTTGCAGGCCGTCTTCGTCGTGATCGTAAACCGGCATGTGTGCTGCAAAAGTGTTGCGTTTGCTCTTCGGGTGATTGAGGCGGATGTCGCCGTTCCGCGAAGTCGAGAGAACCCTCCGGTCCGGCAGGACGGCGAGGGCCATCGGCTCCCCGGGCTCGTCGTTCAGCACGACCTTCCGGAAACTGCTGTCGACCGTCGAACGGCAGTCGCCCGGCAGGACGCCTGCGGCCCATTGGATTCCGCCAAGTACGTGCTTGAGGAACAACGGATCGGAGTAGGACTCGTCGGTATGGCCCAGCCCGGTGTACCAGGAGCGTCCGCCGGCGAAGTTGCGGCACCAGGCGATCGGATGGTCGGCGCCCGTCTTGCCGCCATCGTAAGTCCGCTCGTCGAGCGTCATGAGGACGTGGACCTTGCCGCGCGGGTTGACGCGGTAGTCGTACAACTCGTCGAATTTCGTCCATTTGAAAGGCAGATGGCGGGTCGACGGGTGGGTCCGGTCGACCACATCGACCCGGGCGTCCTGGAGCCACTTCGGAAATAACGGGTGCGAAAGAAAGTAAGCCCCGACGAGCTTCCCGTAGAACGGCCAGTCGTACTCCGTGTCGGCCGCGGCGTGAATGCCCGCGTAGCCACCGCCATCGTGGATGTAGCCCTCGAAGGCCTGCTGCTGGGCTTCGTCGAGGACATCGCCTGTGGTTGAGAGGAATACGACGGCGTCGTAACGACTCAGGTTCTTGCTCGTGAAGGCAGCTGCGTCCTCCGTGGCATCTACTTTGAAACCATTCTCGGCGCCGAGCTCCTTGAGGGCGCTCACTCCGGGTTCGATCGATGTATGCCGGAACCCGGCAGTCTTGGAGAAGACCAGCGCGCGAACCTTCGGTGTGCCGGCCTTGCCCGAGGTCGGGTGGTCTAGAGCTGAGGCGGAGGCGGGGGGTGTGATGGCAGCGGCCGCCATCAATGCCGCGCAAAAAAAGACAAGTCGATTCATGCACTCCTCAGTCAATCGTGAACGCCGGACGTCGAGGGCAAGACCCTCCCTACCCCCACCTTATGGCCTCAGGCTATTAGCGGACTACTTTGAAGCCAGCCTGCTTGCCGTTCGAGCTCTGGCCGGCGGAATCGGTTGCGACGACGATGAGCTTGTAGCTGCCGCGCCTGAGCTTCTTGCGGATCTTGACGGGGATCCGCACGGAGCTTGACCCGCTTTTAAGCTGAGCCCGGAAGACGCGGGCCTTG is a window encoding:
- a CDS encoding cupin domain-containing protein: MAESGDRFQFPDGSTYIVNRASSESGGKSIEMEFVLPSGCLPPPLHVDPCQAESYAVLEGSLDVVVDGTWITLGPGDSTAVPVGASHTFRNNSGALVRVQNWHEPAMRFEDFIQTMSENMRRAGVKGKRDPRALLYMSMAMTEFSETLRPTRKRERIPMEAMAKVGRILRLG
- a CDS encoding VOC family protein, which encodes MAIQRMEHVGIVVDDLAAATAFFVELGLELQGGGSVEGAWVDRINGLEGVQAEIAMMETPDGGGRIELVKFHAPSGPDGDTAAPANAPGIRHLAFRVDGIDATLAGLRSHGAELVGEVEQYEESYRLCFVRGPAGIIVELAEPIG
- a CDS encoding dirigent protein is translated as MCLAIAGAILLSTGCGDDGGDDSQQINLIAVDNQVTEIDNGKTGPSEGDVNVFDTPLTFADGGGEAGHLYGIQTTVSTDDQTEIVQASFTFKLSDGTISIGGLGEYPKGDNALTQGQEFERPIFGGTGKYSGATGTDTTVLNSDGKYEHELQLED
- a CDS encoding YdeI/OmpD-associated family protein; the protein is MSSQRVPGGVVHKLPVDLREALIANTTALEAWKDITPLARNEFICWVEDAKQEKTRERRIRRTQEELEEGQRRPCCWPGCKHRARTGHA
- a CDS encoding lysophospholipase, with product MSTKGTFTGVAGGQIHWRAWMATDATAQVVIVHGYGEHGDRYTRLAERLTSEGFSVWANDHRGHGLSEGPRGVVMRLSDAVADVEHVVEMARAAQPDVPVFMFAHSMGGTIGLKYALKHQDKLAGLILSSAAVSLEGLEVPRVQREIIKLVAKVAPKLPVNRLPFEGISRDPEEERIYMDDPLVYKGAQPARTVVEIVQAMTDLPAEVGSLGIPLLVIAGTDDPIVPAAGSRDIAERAGSSDKKIIVYEGFVHELINEPLEDRERVTQDIVDWLLARVTS
- a CDS encoding ThuA domain-containing protein, which gives rise to MAAAAITPPASASALDHPTSGKAGTPKVRALVFSKTAGFRHTSIEPGVSALKELGAENGFKVDATEDAAAFTSKNLSRYDAVVFLSTTGDVLDEAQQQAFEGYIHDGGGYAGIHAAADTEYDWPFYGKLVGAYFLSHPLFPKWLQDARVDVVDRTHPSTRHLPFKWTKFDELYDYRVNPRGKVHVLMTLDERTYDGGKTGADHPIAWCRNFAGGRSWYTGLGHTDESYSDPLFLKHVLGGIQWAAGVLPGDCRSTVDSSFRKVVLNDEPGEPMALAVLPDRRVLSTSRNGDIRLNHPKSKRNTFAAHMPVYDHDEDGLQSIAIDPNFKRNRWVYLYYAPLLDTPVDDPSTPIFNEGDAPTMGTRETFEPYRGVNRLSRFKLYKGRIVRKSEQRIIDVPVDRGICCHVGGHVDFDGRGNLLLSTGDDTLPFASGGYTPIEERTDSTPALDAQRSAANTNDLRGKLLRIHPRKDRGGYTIPKGNLFAKGKARTRPEVYAMGLRNPFRFSVNRRTNVVYLADYSPDAGQANPLRGPAGNGKWTVIRRPGNYGWPYCATAKLPYVDYDFGTLASGAPFDCAHPVNDSPHNTGLRELPPTVQPDVWYSYGPSAEFPGIGGNTGVGPMAGPAYDPKAAGKSRTRWPDYYAGAPIFYEWTGDYVRAMRPAKGGGLARIEPLLTTMIFDNPMDMEFGPDGALYVLEYGDGYFSENPEAQLSRIDFIRHGRGPG